Genomic window (Gammaproteobacteria bacterium):
TCGCGTGATTCTGTGGACACGCGTTACGCCGGAGAACGAGGGCGCGGTCCGTGTGCGCTATCAGGTCGCAAGCGATCCGCAGATGGCGCAGGTGCTGATCGATGAATGGGTGGTCACCGACGCCAGCCGTGACTACACCGTCAAGGTCGATCCGGTCGGCTTGTCACCGGGCACCAGCTACTACTACCGGTTCGAGGCCGGCGAGACCCGGTCCCCGATCGGACGCACGCGCACCCTGTCGGTGGGCTCCGTCGAGCATCTGCGTTTTGCCTTCACCTCCTGTTCGAACTATTCCGCCGGCTACTTCGCGGCCTATCGGCACATGGCTGCCCGCCAAGACCTGGACGCGGTGTTTCACCTCGGCGACTTCATCTACGAGAACGGCAGCGCTGGCGAAGTCGGGCGCCCGCACGCGCCGGACCACGAACTCGAAACCCTGGAGGACTATCGCCAGCGCTACGCCCAGTATCGCGGTGACCCGGACATGCAGGCCCTGCAACGCCAGCACCCGATGATCTGCGTCTGGGATGATCACGAGTCGGCCAATGATTCCTGGAGTGGGGGCGCCGGCAACCACGACGAGGCCGAGGAAGGCCCCTGGTCGGAGCGCAAGGCGCGTTCGATCCAGGTCTACTTCGAATGGATGCCGATTCGGCTGGTCGACCCCGGCGATCCGCAGCGCATCTGGCGCCAGTTCACGTTCGGCGATCTGGTCGATCTGATCATGCTTGATACCCGCCTCTATGGGCGCGACGAACAGTTGCCACTGGCCCTCGGCGGCATCCAGCTCAATGATCCCGAGCGGCAACTGCTCGGCGACGTCCAGCAGAACTGGCTCGGCGCCAATCTGATCGAATCGCAGGCCCAGTGGAAACTCCTGGGCCAGCAGGTGATGTTCGGCCAGCTGCGTCTGGCGACCCTGCCGGATATCGAACTGCTCGGCGTGCAACTGACCAATCAGCTGCTCGGCATCAACGCCGATCAATGGGACGGCTATCCCGTCGCCCGCGAACGGGTGTTTGACGCCCTGGACGCGGGGCAGGTCGAGAACTGTGTGGTGTTGTCCGGGGACATCCATGCCTCGTTCGGCGTGGAGCTGTACCGCGACCCCGGCGAACTGGCGAACCTGCTCGCCAACACCGTCGGCAATCCCCTGGACCTCGGCTTGATCAAGGCCGACGGCGTCGAGTTCGTCACGCCGTCGGTCACCTCCGATGGCTTCCCGGCCGGCACCACCGGGCTGCTGCGCCTCGCGTTCGGCCTCATCGATCCACACATTCGCTACTTCGAAGGCGAGCAGCACGGCTACATCCTGCTCGACATCACCGCCGAGCGCTGTCAGGGCGAATGGTGGTACGTCGACAGCATCACCGAACCCGAATCCGCCGAGTATTTCGCTCAGGCCCTGTACACCCTGTCCGGCGAGAACCGCCTGCGAAGCGCGAGCGAACCGAGCGCCGCGAAAGCGGACATGCCAGCGCTGGCGCCGTAAGGCGAGTGTTGGCGTGACGGAATCGAACCGCTCCCACGTGCGACGGTCAGTCGCCGTCCGATCGCAGCGACCGGATGATCATGTCTTCGACCTGGCGGTTTGCCCGGATGAAGTGCAATTGCATCTCCGGGTGTCGGTGCTTGAAGACGCGAAAGACTTCGTCGGCAAATGCCTGGCCGATCTGGTCGATTCCGGAGAAGTCGAAGATCACGATCTTGAACCGGTCCACGCGCGCCAGAAGTCGTTTGGCCTGCGAGCGGGAGACCAGCAGCTCGTTGCCGTAGCGGGCCAGTGAGACCGGAACCACCGTTTTGTCGAAGCCATACTCATTTCCGGACGCATACTTGTCGAATACCGATCTCAAAGTCCGTGCGGAGTTATTGGCTATCTGCATGAACACGGCGGTGCCGCTACCCCGGTTCTGACGCTCCATGATCCAGTCCTCGGGTTTGCTGAATTCATGCGAGAAGTAAACACCGCCGGACAGAATCGCGTACTCGTCGAACACACGTGAGGAGAAGAAAATACCTTCGCCGGTATGCTTGGCTGGATCGGTCGTCAACTTGCCTTTCGCCAGCTCCAGCACGGCGTGTCGTTCGTCATTCAGGCCCATCAAGCGCTGAATGCGGTGAAAGATGCCTTCTCCATCATCCCTGATCATGATTTGGCAGAAGGCGGGGTTCTTTTCGACAGAAACGGACGCGGTGCTGCCCTCTGAATGGTCAACCGCATTGTTCAGCATCTCGGTGAAGCCGTAGTTCCAGATATCCAGAACGTTGTCTGGCAGAGCCCCCAGCGCGGGCCGCGCGAACTCACGCCAAGCGCGATCCTCCTCAAGCCCGTTGAGGATGAACGTCTGGGTGGAAACGGTTTCCGGATTTAGTTTGTAGATTCGATTGCGTGTGTTGCCTTCGGCCGCCAGCAAACCTTGGTCCATCAGTCGATGGATATGGTTGTTGACGGCTTGCCTTGAGATGCCGAAATTTTCGGCCGTCACACCCGCGATGCCCTCAGGATGTTTCGAGACGTTGTCGACAATGAATCGCCGAATTGTCTCGCCACGGCTTCTAACGCCAGCCATACCCGCCTCTTGTCAAGCTTAAGCTGACTTATTGTCAATATTTTCCCCGAAATTGTCAATCTTATGGCAGGGCTTCGACGATCCGAGGCGTCGCGAAGACTGCCAAAGGCTGATGGAAGAGCCCGCACTGAATGTGCCGGGGGAATTGCGTACCCGGCATGTCGACGTCGGCGCCTACTTGGCGCCTGCTCACCACGGCGATGTTGTCGAGGTACGGCTTCGAGGCCGATGGTCGCTGCCGCGCGGGTCATTCCATCCAGTTTTCCAGCCGCAAGCCCTCAATCTGCTGGAACACGCGGTCGCTGCTGACCAAGGGGAGGTCCAGACTCATGGCATGGGCGGCAATCATCAGGTCCAGCGTGGCCACGCCGATGCCCCGACTCTGGAGTCGGGCACGCAGTTCGCCATGGGTGTCGGCCACGGCGCGGGTCCAGTCGAGCGTATCGATGTGCTGCAGGAATGCCTGCACGATGGGATTGATGCGTGTGGCCAGCGGATTACGCGCGACACCGAACAGCAGTTCGGAGCGGGTGATGGCGGAGATGCACAGCGCGGCCGGAGGGTGGCGGGCGGCGTGCCGGCGCAC
Coding sequences:
- a CDS encoding DUF4325 domain-containing protein, with the protein product MAGVRSRGETIRRFIVDNVSKHPEGIAGVTAENFGISRQAVNNHIHRLMDQGLLAAEGNTRNRIYKLNPETVSTQTFILNGLEEDRAWREFARPALGALPDNVLDIWNYGFTEMLNNAVDHSEGSTASVSVEKNPAFCQIMIRDDGEGIFHRIQRLMGLNDERHAVLELAKGKLTTDPAKHTGEGIFFSSRVFDEYAILSGGVYFSHEFSKPEDWIMERQNRGSGTAVFMQIANNSARTLRSVFDKYASGNEYGFDKTVVPVSLARYGNELLVSRSQAKRLLARVDRFKIVIFDFSGIDQIGQAFADEVFRVFKHRHPEMQLHFIRANRQVEDMIIRSLRSDGD
- a CDS encoding type II toxin-antitoxin system VapC family toxin, whose amino-acid sequence is MLDTNTVSDLIKNTYPGVRRHAARHPPAALCISAITRSELLFGVARNPLATRINPIVQAFLQHIDTLDWTRAVADTHGELRARLQSRGIGVATLDLMIAAHAMSLDLPLVSSDRVFQQIEGLRLENWME
- a CDS encoding alkaline phosphatase D family protein, with the translated sequence MDMDRREFLRRLGVLSGSTLLPGLSACGRSPDAAGGSPDEASGPVSFEHGVASGDPLQDRVILWTRVTPENEGAVRVRYQVASDPQMAQVLIDEWVVTDASRDYTVKVDPVGLSPGTSYYYRFEAGETRSPIGRTRTLSVGSVEHLRFAFTSCSNYSAGYFAAYRHMAARQDLDAVFHLGDFIYENGSAGEVGRPHAPDHELETLEDYRQRYAQYRGDPDMQALQRQHPMICVWDDHESANDSWSGGAGNHDEAEEGPWSERKARSIQVYFEWMPIRLVDPGDPQRIWRQFTFGDLVDLIMLDTRLYGRDEQLPLALGGIQLNDPERQLLGDVQQNWLGANLIESQAQWKLLGQQVMFGQLRLATLPDIELLGVQLTNQLLGINADQWDGYPVARERVFDALDAGQVENCVVLSGDIHASFGVELYRDPGELANLLANTVGNPLDLGLIKADGVEFVTPSVTSDGFPAGTTGLLRLAFGLIDPHIRYFEGEQHGYILLDITAERCQGEWWYVDSITEPESAEYFAQALYTLSGENRLRSASEPSAAKADMPALAP